The Gemmatimonadota bacterium genome includes the window AAAGGTGACTTATGTCGCCTTATGAATTGAGCAATTCGCGGAATCGCCTTAATAAAAGCCTGGACGTTTTCCTCGGCGGTCATATTCTTGCGCGTTGCTAAGTTAAAAAGCCGTGCGTTATATGTTTGAACTGCTTGTCTCTCCAGTTGCCTATATCTAATCGCTCGATCCTTTGTAAATACAATCCATCCATTTTGTCCGCAATGCCTGATCCAAGTTTCATCGGACGTATCCGGGGCGAAAAGGTCATTGTGCGCGTGGACCTCCAGGTGCCCCGTGAGATGTCCAATCCTGACCTGCGCGGTCCGCAATGGATCGATAAAAAGAGGACTATCAAGAGCGCGATCTACAAAAATGGGTGGAAGGTCAAGCTGCTTTTCTGCTTCTGGCCGATTCATACCTGATAGCCTCTTCAATCTCCCATCTCTTACGCCCGTAATCTTTAGCCAGTGTGCCCATTAACTCACCTGCGTTGAACCGCTCAAAGACCAATTCGGTCGGCACACCTCTTCCCGCAAGCACAGGACGGCCAAAAGAAATATAAGGATTCATCAAGACGGCTTTCGGTTGATCATCTTCCTGGAATGGGCCTCGTGTAAAGGGATACAAGATAACGGGTCCACTTGTATCATACTCAATACGATGAAGATACATGTCGATGACTTCTTCCATTTCCAGTTGTCCGCGCCTGGAGAGATTGATAAGCTGTCCGATATGTTTTAAGAACAGATCTTTTCCATCCGTTGCGAAAGTCTCAAAAGCCAGAGGGTGAGGTTGCCTGGGAAACTGTTTTTCAAGCGTGTCCAGTGCTACCCGGATATCCTGCAAACGCATCTTGTGGACTCTGCGAAGTGCCACCAAGACATGGGCCTCCACTAAGTTGACAAAGGATAGTTGCACGATTTCTGCTGGAGGTACACTAATAACAGGTTCAAAGTTGCTTCGATCTGAACGATACTGTACCCCTGATATCCAGGACCTGAGCGTAGAAGGCGGAATATTTAGATAGCGAGCCGCTTCTGAGACGCCATAAGTAGGCTCAAAGCGCGCATCAAATTTTTCGTTATTCATAAAGAATCACCTC containing:
- a CDS encoding DUF433 domain-containing protein; translated protein: MNNEKFDARFEPTYGVSEAARYLNIPPSTLRSWISGVQYRSDRSNFEPVISVPPAEIVQLSFVNLVEAHVLVALRRVHKMRLQDIRVALDTLEKQFPRQPHPLAFETFATDGKDLFLKHIGQLINLSRRGQLEMEEVIDMYLHRIEYDTSGPVILYPFTRGPFQEDDQPKAVLMNPYISFGRPVLAGRGVPTELVFERFNAGELMGTLAKDYGRKRWEIEEAIRYESARSRKAA